The following proteins are encoded in a genomic region of Methylobacterium nodulans ORS 2060:
- a CDS encoding MucR family transcriptional regulator: MNETATSGSDLTALTADIVSAYVSKNPVPVGELANVLNTVHDALRSLGNPPAAEPEKLTPPVPIKKTAMPDYLISLEDGKPYKSLKRHLTTRGLTPDQYRQKWGLPPDYPMMAANYAAQRSELAKTSGLGQRRQQAAAAKRSASDAKVTSPKKGPGRPKKAK; this comes from the coding sequence ATGAACGAAACCGCTACCTCAGGATCTGACTTGACCGCGCTCACGGCCGACATCGTGTCGGCCTACGTGTCGAAGAACCCCGTGCCGGTCGGGGAACTCGCGAACGTCCTGAACACGGTGCACGATGCGCTGCGCAGCCTCGGCAACCCGCCCGCGGCCGAACCCGAGAAGCTCACGCCGCCCGTGCCGATCAAGAAGACGGCGATGCCCGACTACCTGATCAGCCTGGAGGACGGGAAGCCGTACAAGTCGCTCAAGCGGCACCTGACGACACGAGGGCTGACGCCAGACCAGTACCGGCAGAAATGGGGCCTGCCGCCCGACTACCCGATGATGGCCGCGAACTACGCGGCGCAACGCTCCGAACTCGCCAAGACGAGCGGCCTTGGCCAGAGGCGTCAGCAAGCTGCGGCAGCCAAGCGCTCGGCTTCCGACGCGAAGGTGACGAGCCCGAAGAAGGGGCCGGGGCGGCCGAAAAAGGCGAAGTAG